From one Lotus japonicus ecotype B-129 chromosome 3, LjGifu_v1.2 genomic stretch:
- the LOC130747772 gene encoding F-box protein At1g52495-like isoform X2 produces the protein MEEKTLTLTRGVSVLPWELVIEILSWLPVKTLLRFRCVSKSWKSLISDDKSFTKLHLNRSLQNEHFLLKLELTNFIEDGVFPIPVSRLLNGPPSIDDDWFSRVRYNYSQIDDGCDRRFKSMYSDYCSRLKSDYSILKSDYSILGSYNGLVCLLGWYEFSYPTEQVWIRLWNPATRSMSRKSPICAVPYDSWKYYGFGYDHSRHAYKVVMVLWDCDEKKMETIVYCMGDACWRKVSSNHGFPLRLKAFEGQFVDGCMNWLALDKLNSHSHSWRDANVTLDHLDPLNDQIDYQNFFPTDEDLEDFFKELADTTGETPTNHTELEQDNIVVEQDGIESIDNQIDYESFSLTDEDLRDLFKDIPDIVEQNNNIEEPINDNINAWDDFVEDALPLPPAGKPNPIYLQHIWLKIDDVKVSICW, from the exons ATGGAGGaaaaaaccctaaccctaacccGTGGTGTTTCTGTTCTCCCATGGGAACTGGTGATTGAAATCTTATCATGGCTTCCGGTGAAGACTCTGTTGCGATTCCGGTGCGTGTCCAAGTCATGGAAATCCCTAATCTCCGACGACAAATCGTTCACGAAGCTGCACCTCAACAGATCGCTTCAAAACGAGCACTTCCTCCTGAAATTAGAACTCACCAATTTTATCGAAGATGGCGTTTTTCCGATCCCGGTGAGTCGTTTGCTTAATGGGCCACCGTCGATTGACGATGACTGGTTCTCCCGTGTCAGGTACAACTACTCACAGATCGACGATGGCTGTGACCGCCGTTTCAAGTCCATGTACTCCGATTACTGTTCCCGTCTCAAATCTGACTACTCAATCCTCAAATCTGACTACTCAATCCTTGGCTCCTACAATGGCTTGGTCTGTTTGCTAGGCTGGTATGAATTTTCCTACCCAACTGAACAGGTCTGGATCCGCCTATGGAACCCTGCTACACGCTCCATGTCTCGCAAGTCACCAATCTGTGCTGTCCCCTACGATTCTTGGAAATACTATGGCTTCGGCTATGATCATTCACGTCACGCTTACAAG GTGGTGATGGTGCTTTGGGATTGTGATGAGAAAAAAATGGAGACAATAGTTTATTGCATGGGTGATGCTTGTTGGAGAAAGGTTTCGAGCAACCATGGTTTCCCACTTCGGCTCAAGGCATTCGAAGGACAATTCGTGGATGGGTGTATGAACTGGCTAGCACTCGACAAGTTGAATTCCCATTCTCATTCCTGGAGAGATGCCAATGTTACTCTCGACCACTTG GATCCACTTAATGATCAAATTGATTATCAAAACTTTTTTCCTACTGATGAGGATTTGGAGGACTTCTTTAAGGAGTTAGCTGACACTACTGGAGAAACACCAACTAACCACACTGAACTAGAACAAGACAACATTGTGGTTGAACAGGATGGAATtgaatcaattgataatcaaattgATTATGAAAGCTTTTCTCTTACTGATGAGGATTTGAGGGACCTCTTTAAGGACATACCTGACATTgtggaacaaaacaacaacattGAGGAACCGATCAATGACAACATCAATGCATGGGATGATTTTGTTGAAGATGCACTCCCCTTGCCACCTGCTGGGAAGCCTAATCCAATCTACCTTCAGCATATTTGGCTGAAAATTGATGATGTGAAAGTAAGTATTTGTTGGTAA
- the LOC130747772 gene encoding F-box/kelch-repeat protein At3g23880-like isoform X1 translates to MEEKTLTLTRGVSVLPWELVIEILSWLPVKTLLRFRCVSKSWKSLISDDKSFTKLHLNRSLQNEHFLLKLELTNFIEDGVFPIPVSRLLNGPPSIDDDWFSRVRYNYSQIDDGCDRRFKSMYSDYCSRLKSDYSILKSDYSILGSYNGLVCLLGWYEFSYPTEQVWIRLWNPATRSMSRKSPICAVPYDSWKYYGFGYDHSRHAYKVVMVLWDCDEKKMETIVYCMGDACWRKVSSNHGFPLRLKAFEGQFVDGCMNWLALDKLNSHSHSWRDANVTLDHLVIVSFDMRQEAYRFLSLPEGVSHEVPHDHSNLGVLRNCLCLFHDHNKTHFVVWQMREYGVHESWTQLATISYTHLRCDGFPLYSPLMCFCEDRDIVLFLNKTWSGSNEYQGLEVVMYNLRDNSGKCVIQLRNNKLSLCGNDYVQSLVSPCQDYALRANLFC, encoded by the exons ATGGAGGaaaaaaccctaaccctaacccGTGGTGTTTCTGTTCTCCCATGGGAACTGGTGATTGAAATCTTATCATGGCTTCCGGTGAAGACTCTGTTGCGATTCCGGTGCGTGTCCAAGTCATGGAAATCCCTAATCTCCGACGACAAATCGTTCACGAAGCTGCACCTCAACAGATCGCTTCAAAACGAGCACTTCCTCCTGAAATTAGAACTCACCAATTTTATCGAAGATGGCGTTTTTCCGATCCCGGTGAGTCGTTTGCTTAATGGGCCACCGTCGATTGACGATGACTGGTTCTCCCGTGTCAGGTACAACTACTCACAGATCGACGATGGCTGTGACCGCCGTTTCAAGTCCATGTACTCCGATTACTGTTCCCGTCTCAAATCTGACTACTCAATCCTCAAATCTGACTACTCAATCCTTGGCTCCTACAATGGCTTGGTCTGTTTGCTAGGCTGGTATGAATTTTCCTACCCAACTGAACAGGTCTGGATCCGCCTATGGAACCCTGCTACACGCTCCATGTCTCGCAAGTCACCAATCTGTGCTGTCCCCTACGATTCTTGGAAATACTATGGCTTCGGCTATGATCATTCACGTCACGCTTACAAG GTGGTGATGGTGCTTTGGGATTGTGATGAGAAAAAAATGGAGACAATAGTTTATTGCATGGGTGATGCTTGTTGGAGAAAGGTTTCGAGCAACCATGGTTTCCCACTTCGGCTCAAGGCATTCGAAGGACAATTCGTGGATGGGTGTATGAACTGGCTAGCACTCGACAAGTTGAATTCCCATTCTCATTCCTGGAGAGATGCCAATGTTACTCTCGACCACTTGGTAATTGTTTCCTTTGACATGCGTCAAGAGGCATATAGATTTTTGTCACTGCCTGAGGGTGTTAGTCACGAGGTGCCTCATGATCACTCAAACCTTGGGGTTTTGAGGAATTGCCTGTGCCTTTTTCATGACCATAACAAAACTCATTTTGTTGTGTGGCAAATGAGAGAGTATGGAGTTCACGAATCTTGGACCCAATTGGCGACTATTAGTTATACGCATCTTCGATGTGATGGCTTTCCGTTATATTCGCCGCTCATGTGCTTTTGTGAAGATCGTGACATTGTGTTGTTCTTAAATAAAACTTGGAGTGGTAGTAATGAGTATCAGGGTTTGGAAGTTGTCATGTATAATTTAAGAGATAATAGTGGGAAATGTGTTATTCAACTTCGcaacaacaaactttcattGTGTGGGAATGATTATGTTCAGAGTTTGGTTTCACCTTGTCAAGATTATGCTCTTCGGGCCAATTTGTTCTGCTGA
- the LOC130747773 gene encoding uncharacterized protein LOC130747773 gives MSTAPPPSRRPKWHHHPPPPPTPRILHFPRRPRRRPSSSAARTDLKWNRLGALFDREKRVPDHKNVPIVLLDHGGGEGRRERVESSECGGGSALEEEKWKFQAEMLRAECNLLRMEKEIAVKKLERTRAKMERILRSAVRTLVSGRIKICEGKNINMVLDEEIHALTEKLQKLQKRSLVKDFETRNSRNFDKQVSVLQRRLERIGGPSDEIYLREFEELANVSLSIKTSSRFDDSIVASGKLNVEILRRKMEGLSKGILLQRMEEEYNSLLSTANSSVTSSASTSKRVEFQDSSSSIRVPHQEKLSYEGNPCSGHCKSVVRRIVEQVRTETEQWSQMQEMLGQVREEMEELQASRDFWEDRALHSDFQIQSLHNSLQEWRQRALSFESEKNELRAKLSMLSGDLERLRKEQNSVQGSKCSSIPLDTQNEFEKRVVVCCSKENNSIVTENSKHNEGMRNGERKAHAGRGGFQAPKRSPFQDIGNSSLLMKQNGGKAIFPLHCHLSSNVEKFYS, from the exons ATGTCCacagcaccaccaccatcaaGAAGACCCAAATGGCACCACCACCCACCTCCTCCTCCCACACCCAGAATCCTTCACTTCCCTCGCCGCCCTCGCCGGAGACCCTCCTCCTCCGCCGCCCGAACGGACCTTAAATGGAACAGGTTGGGAGCTTTGTTTGATCGAGAGAAACGGGTACCTGATCATAAGAATGTTCCGATAGTGCTGTTGGACCATGGTGGTGGTGAGGGGAGAAGGGAGAGAGTTGAGAGCAGCGAATGCGGTGGTGGGTCGGCGTTGGAGGAAGAGAAGTGGAAGTTTCAGGCGGAGATGTTGAGGGCAGAGTGTAACTTGTTGAGGATGGAGAAGGAGATTGCGGTCAAGAAGTTGGAGAGGACTCGTGCAAAGATGGAGAGGATTCTAAGATCTGCAGTTCGCACCCTTGTTTCT GGAAGAATAAAGATTTGTGAAGGAAAGAATATTAATATGGTTTTGGATGAAGAGATTCATGCCTTGACAGAGAAACTTCAGAAGTTGCAGAAGCGATCGTTAGTTAAGGACTTTGAGACTAGGAACAGCAGAAACTTTGACAAACAAGTTTCTGTTCTGCAGAGACGACTGGAGAGGATTGGAGGACCATCAGATGAGATTtatttgagagagtttgaagagCTGGCAAATGTGAGCTTGTCAATTAAAACAAGTAGCAGATTTGATGATAGCATTGTTGCAAGTGGAAAACTAAAT GTGGAAATTCTGAGAAGGAAAATGGAGGGATTGTCAAAGGGGATATTGTTACAGAGAATGGAGGAAGAGTATAATTCTCTGTTGTCCACTGCTAATAGTTCTGTTACCAGTTCTGCTTCAACTTCCAAGAGAGTTGAATTTCaagattcatcttcttcaatacGAGTACCTCATCAG GAAAAGTTGTCTTATGAAGGGAACCCGTGTTCCGGACATTGCAAGTCAGTTGTACGAAGAATCGTAGAGCAAGTTAGAACTGAGACTGAGCAATGGTCCCAAATGCAGGAGATGCTTGGTCAGGTGAGGGAGGAGATGGAGGAATTGCAAGCTTCTAGGGATTTTTGGGAAGATCGGGCCCTGCATTCCGATTTTCAAATCCAATCCCTACACAATTCT TTGCAAGAATGGAGACAAAGAGCGCTTTCATTTGAAAGTGAAAAGAATGAGCTTAGAGCAAAACTGTCCATGCTCAGTGGTGATCTTGAAAGGTTAAGAAAGGAACAAAATTCAGTTCAGGGGTCCAAATGTTCATCGATTCCCTTGGACACACAGAATGAGTTCGAGAAGCGTGTAGTGGTTTGTTGCTCAAAAGAGAACAATAGCATAGTTACAGAAAATAGCAAGCATAATGAGGGTATGAGGAATGGGGAAAGAAAGGCACATGCTGGTAGAGGTGGATTCCAAGCTCCAAAACGATCACCATTCCAAGACATTGGGAACTCATCATTGTTGATGAAGCAGAATGGTGGCAAAGCAATTTTCCCTTTGCATTGCCATCTTTCTTCAAATGTTGAGAAATTTTACTCATGA
- the LOC130745087 gene encoding uncharacterized protein LOC130745087 — protein MSPSYEEEVAFDMNMYPSYDETFHENEAETISSHNHTNNNNGMENHLQSIVNEEIIHEFSHEGNVAVQETQQSKQRRVFLDNNQRKIISEVLINSCSDGKLNRGTVAKLASLYSVSTYVIYRIWKQTKEIGDVCHKRTKNCGRKRVEIDLEKALEVPLAKRSSLRSLACALGLKSKTTLEKYLKEGKLRRHSSSLNPHLKDDNMKARLRFCFNMLDENSIPHNPMFKSMYNVVHIDEKWFYMTKKSMNYYLLAAEDDPHRTIKNKNYIQKVMFLAAMARPRFNDEGNATFTGKIGVFPLVEKVPARRSSVNRAAGTLETKPITSITKEVSRMFLINKVLPAIKEKWPREHAHEPIFIQQDNAPCHVSPDDEEFHRASSEGGFNICLTCQPANSPDLNVLDLGFFSAIQSLQQKKATKTVDELIEVVEDAYENFDCKSSNKIFLTLQTCMVEIMKEKGSNRYKIPHMKKDVLLAQGKLPTQLECDPDLVHEVHEYLLN, from the exons ATGTCTCCATCATATGAAGAAGAAGTTGCTTTTGACATGAATATGTATCCATCATATGATGAAACTTTCCATGAAAATGAAGCTGAAACAATTTCttctcacaatcacacaaacaacaacaacg gGATGGAAAATCATTTGCAAAGCATTGTTAATGAAGAAATTATTCATGAATTCTCACATGAAG GAAACGTTGCTGTACAAGAGACACAACAATCCAAACAAAGACGTGTTTTCTTGGATAACAATCAAcggaaaattatttctgaagtGTTGATAAATTCATGTTCTGACGGAAAGCTTAACCGTGGAACTGTTGCAAAGCTAGCTTCTTTGTATTCGGTCTCTACATATGTAATTTATCGAATTTGGAAGCAAACAAAAGAAATAGGTGATGTATGCcataaaagaacaaaaaattgTGGTCGTAAAAGAGTTGAGATAGACTTGGAGAAAGCTCTTGAAGTTCCGTTAGCTAAGCGAAGCAGTCTTAGATCTTTAGCATGTGCATTGGGTCTTAAAAGCAAGACAACATTGGAAAAGTATTTAAAAGAAGGGAAATTGCGTCGACATTCAAGCTCATTAAACCCACATTTAAAGGATGATAATATGAAAGCTCGTCTTAGATTTTGCTTCAACATGCTTGACGAAAATAGCATTCCTCACAATCCAATGTTTAAATCCATGTACAATGTTGTTCACATAGATGAAAAGTGGTTTTACATGACAAAGAAGAGTATGAACTATTATCTTCTTGCTGCTGAGGATGATCCACACCGAACCATCAAGAACAAAAATTACATTCAAAAAGTCATGTTTTTAGCAGCAATGGCTAGACCCAGATTCAATGATGAAGGTAACGCGACATTTACAGGAAAAATTGGAGTGTTTCCTCTTGTAGAAAAAGTACCAGCAAGAAGGTCAAGTGTTAATCGAGCAGCAGGTACACTTGAAACAAAACCTATTACTTCTATCACAAAAGAAGTGAGTCGAATGTTCTTAATAAACAAGGTGTTGCCGGCAATCAAAGAAAAATGGCCACGAGAGCATGCACATGAGCCGATTTTTATTCAACAAGATAATGCACCATGTCATGTTTCACCAGATGACGAAGAATTTCATAGAGCATCTTCTGAAGGAGGATTCAAcatttgtttgacttgtcaaCCAGCTAATTCTCCTGATTTAAATGTtttggatttaggttttttCAGCGCTATACAATCATTGCAACAAAAGAAAGCGACTAAAACAGTTGATGAGCTAATTGAAGTTGTGGAAGATGCTTATGAGAATTTTGATTGCAAGAGTTCAAACAAAATATTTCTCACACTCCAAACGTGTATGGTTGAGATCATGAAGGAAAAGGGATCAAACAGATACAAAATTCCTCATATGAAAAAAGATGTGTTGCTTGCCCAAGGGAAGCTACCCACTCAACTGGAATGTGATCCAGATTTAGTCCATGAAGTTCATGAATACCTTTTGAATTGA
- the LOC130747774 gene encoding sulfite reductase [ferredoxin], chloroplastic isoform X1 translates to MTTSFAAASPALRDPNLHIPTFHGLRSALTRNALPSTRSLSLIRAVSTPETVTEKRSKVEIIKEQSNFIRYPLNEDLLTDAPNLSDSAVQLIKFHGSYQQYNRDERGSRTYSFMIRTKNPCGKVPNRLYLTMDDLADQFGIGTLRLTTRQTFQLHGVVKQDLKTVMASIIRNMGSSLGACGDLNRNVLAPAAPLVRNDYLFAQQTAENIAALLAPQSGFYYDIWVDGERIMSAEPPEVVQARNDNSHGTNFPDSPEPIYGTQFLPRKFKVAVTVPTDNSVDILTNDIGVVVVTDDDGEPQGFNIYVGGGMGRTHRNESTFPRLAEPLGYVPKEDILYAVKAIVVTQRENGRRDDRKYSRMKYLISSWGIEKFRTVVEQYYGKKFEPFRRLPEWEFKSYLGWHQQGDGSLFYGLHVDNGRIAGKMKKALREVIEKYNLNVRLTPNQNIILTDIRAVWKRPITTILAQAGLLQPSLVDPLNRTAMACPAFPLCPLAITEAERGIPDILKRVRGVFEKVGLKYSESVVVRVTGCPNGCARPYMAELGLVGDGPNSYQIWLGGTPNQTSIAQSFMDKVKLQDLEKVLEPLFYYWKQKRQSKESFGVFTNRMGFEKLKEYVEKWEGPVAAPTRHNLQLFADRETYEAMEESAKLQNKTAHQLAMEVIRNYVAANQNGKDDSFH, encoded by the exons ATGACGACGTCGTTCGCAGCAGCATCACCGGCTCTCAGAGACCCCAACCTCCACATCCCAACCTTCCATGGCCTCAGATCTGCTCTCACTCGCAATGCCCTCCCATCCACGCGCTCCCTCTCGCTCATACGCGCCGTCTCCACG CCTGAAACTGTGACTGAGAAGCGTAGCAAAGTCGAAATAATCAAAGAGCAAAGCAATTTCATAAGATACCCTCTCAACGAGGATTTGCTAACAGATGCTCCCAATTTGAGCGACTCAGCTGTACAGTTAATCAAGTTTCATGGCAGCTACCAGCAGTACAACAGAGATGAGCGTGGCTCCAGAACCTACTCCTTCATGATACGCACTAAAAACCCTTGTGGGAAGGTTCCCAATAGGCTTTACTTGACCATGGATGATCTCGCCGATCAATTTGGAATCGGGACGCTTCGATTGACTACCAGGCAGACGTTTCAGCTACATGGGGTTGTCAAGCAGGATCTCAAAACTGTTATGGCTAGCATTATCAGGAACATGGGGTCCAGTCTCGGTGCTTGTGGTGACCTTAACAGGAATGTGCTTGCTCCTGCGGCTCCCCTTGTGAGAAATGATTACCTCTTTGCTCAGCAGACCGCGGAGAATATTGCGGCGCTACTGGCTCCGCAGTCTGGTTTTTACTATGATATTTGGGTGGATGGGGAGAGGATTATGTCAGCAGAACCGCCTGAAGTTGTTCAGGCGCGAAATGATAATTCTCATGGTACAAATTTCCCTGATTCGCCTGAGCCCATTTATGGAACTCAGTTCTTGCCAAGGAAATTCAAAGTTGCAGTTACTGTGCCAACTGATAACTCGGTGGATATCCTCACGAATGATATTGGGGTTGTTGTTGTTACTGATGATGATGGGGAGCCTCAAGGGTTCAACATATAT GTTGGGGGAGGAATGGGAAGAACACATAGGAATGAAAGCACTTTTCCCCGGTTGGCTGAACCGCTGGGTTATGTACCGAAAGAGGATATTTTGTATGCAGTGAAAGCAATTGTGGTTACACAGCGAGAAAATGGGAGAAGAGATGACCGCAAGTATAGTAGAATGAAATATTTGATCAGCTCTTGGGGAATTGAAAAGTTCAGAACTGTAGTTGAGCAATACTATGGCAAGAAATTTGAACCTTTCCGCCGCTTGCCAGAATGGGAATTTAAAAGTTATCTTGGGTGGCATCAGCAG GGTGATGGCAGTTTATTTTATGGGCTTCATGTTGATAATGGTCGTATTGCTGGGAAAATGAAGAAGGCATTGAGGGAGGTTATTGAGAAATATAATTTGAACGTTCGACTTACTCCAAATCAGAACATAATACTGACTGACATTCGTGCTGTGTGGAAGCGTCCCATCACAACAATTCTCGCTCAAGCTGGTCTTTTG CAACCTAGTCTTGTAGATCCCCTCAACAGGACGGCAATGGCCTGCCCTGCTTTCCCATTATGTCCATTGGCTATTACCGAAGCTGAACGTGGGATACCAGACATTCTTAAACGGGTTCGTGGTGTTTTTGAAAAG GTTGGTTTGAAGTACAGCGAGTCTGTAGTTGTAAGGGTAACTGGCTGCCCTAATGGTTGTGCTAGACCATACATGGCTGAGCTTGGACTGGTTGGGGATGGCCCAAATAGCTATCAG ATTTGGCTGGGAGGAACCCCGAATCAAACATCGATAGCTCAAAGTTTCATGGACAAGGTGAAGCTTCAAGACCTTGAAAAGGTTCTGGAGCCTTTGTTTTATTATTGGAAGCAAAAGCGTCAATCTAAAGAATCATTTGGTGTCTTCACAAACCGAATG GGATTTGAGAAGCTTAAAGAATATGTTGAGAAATGGGAGGGTCCAGTAGCAGCACCAACACGCCACAACCTTCAGCTTTTTGCTGACAGGGAAACATATGAAGCAATGGAGGAATCAGCAAAGCTTCAAAACAAGACTGCTCATCAGTTGGCCATGGAAGTTATCCGCAATTATGTTGCTGCCAACCAAAATGGAAAAGATGATTCATTTCATTGA
- the LOC130747774 gene encoding sulfite reductase [ferredoxin], chloroplastic isoform X2, with amino-acid sequence MTTSFAAASPALRDPNLHIPTFHGLRSALTRNALPSTRSLSLIRAVSTPETVTEKRSKVEIIKEQSNFIRYPLNEDLLTDAPNLSDSAVQLIKFHGSYQQYNRDERGSRTYSFMIRTKNPCGKVPNRLYLTMDDLADQFGIGTLRLTTRQTFQLHGVVKQDLKTVMASIIRNMGSSLGACGDLNRNVLAPAAPLVRNDYLFAQQTAENIAALLAPQSGFYYDIWVDGERIMSAEPPEVVQARNDNSHGTNFPDSPEPIYGTQFLPRKFKVAVTVPTDNSVDILTNDIGVVVVTDDDGEPQGFNIYVGGGMGRTHRNESTFPRLAEPLGYVPKEDILYAVKAIVVTQRENGRRDDRKYSRMKYLISSWGIEKFRTVVEQYYGKKFEPFRRLPEWEFKSYLGWHQQGDGSLFYGLHVDNGRIAGKMKKALREVIEKYNLNVRLTPNQNIILTDIRAVWKRPITTILAQAGLLQPSLVDPLNRTAMACPAFPLCPLAITEAERGIPDILKRVRGVFEKVGLKYSESVVVRVTGCPNGCARPYMAELGLVGDGPNSYQIWLGGTPNQTSIAQSFMDKVKLQDLEKVLEPLFYYWKQKRQSKESFGVFTNRMGFEKLKEYVEKWEGPVLQ; translated from the exons ATGACGACGTCGTTCGCAGCAGCATCACCGGCTCTCAGAGACCCCAACCTCCACATCCCAACCTTCCATGGCCTCAGATCTGCTCTCACTCGCAATGCCCTCCCATCCACGCGCTCCCTCTCGCTCATACGCGCCGTCTCCACG CCTGAAACTGTGACTGAGAAGCGTAGCAAAGTCGAAATAATCAAAGAGCAAAGCAATTTCATAAGATACCCTCTCAACGAGGATTTGCTAACAGATGCTCCCAATTTGAGCGACTCAGCTGTACAGTTAATCAAGTTTCATGGCAGCTACCAGCAGTACAACAGAGATGAGCGTGGCTCCAGAACCTACTCCTTCATGATACGCACTAAAAACCCTTGTGGGAAGGTTCCCAATAGGCTTTACTTGACCATGGATGATCTCGCCGATCAATTTGGAATCGGGACGCTTCGATTGACTACCAGGCAGACGTTTCAGCTACATGGGGTTGTCAAGCAGGATCTCAAAACTGTTATGGCTAGCATTATCAGGAACATGGGGTCCAGTCTCGGTGCTTGTGGTGACCTTAACAGGAATGTGCTTGCTCCTGCGGCTCCCCTTGTGAGAAATGATTACCTCTTTGCTCAGCAGACCGCGGAGAATATTGCGGCGCTACTGGCTCCGCAGTCTGGTTTTTACTATGATATTTGGGTGGATGGGGAGAGGATTATGTCAGCAGAACCGCCTGAAGTTGTTCAGGCGCGAAATGATAATTCTCATGGTACAAATTTCCCTGATTCGCCTGAGCCCATTTATGGAACTCAGTTCTTGCCAAGGAAATTCAAAGTTGCAGTTACTGTGCCAACTGATAACTCGGTGGATATCCTCACGAATGATATTGGGGTTGTTGTTGTTACTGATGATGATGGGGAGCCTCAAGGGTTCAACATATAT GTTGGGGGAGGAATGGGAAGAACACATAGGAATGAAAGCACTTTTCCCCGGTTGGCTGAACCGCTGGGTTATGTACCGAAAGAGGATATTTTGTATGCAGTGAAAGCAATTGTGGTTACACAGCGAGAAAATGGGAGAAGAGATGACCGCAAGTATAGTAGAATGAAATATTTGATCAGCTCTTGGGGAATTGAAAAGTTCAGAACTGTAGTTGAGCAATACTATGGCAAGAAATTTGAACCTTTCCGCCGCTTGCCAGAATGGGAATTTAAAAGTTATCTTGGGTGGCATCAGCAG GGTGATGGCAGTTTATTTTATGGGCTTCATGTTGATAATGGTCGTATTGCTGGGAAAATGAAGAAGGCATTGAGGGAGGTTATTGAGAAATATAATTTGAACGTTCGACTTACTCCAAATCAGAACATAATACTGACTGACATTCGTGCTGTGTGGAAGCGTCCCATCACAACAATTCTCGCTCAAGCTGGTCTTTTG CAACCTAGTCTTGTAGATCCCCTCAACAGGACGGCAATGGCCTGCCCTGCTTTCCCATTATGTCCATTGGCTATTACCGAAGCTGAACGTGGGATACCAGACATTCTTAAACGGGTTCGTGGTGTTTTTGAAAAG GTTGGTTTGAAGTACAGCGAGTCTGTAGTTGTAAGGGTAACTGGCTGCCCTAATGGTTGTGCTAGACCATACATGGCTGAGCTTGGACTGGTTGGGGATGGCCCAAATAGCTATCAG ATTTGGCTGGGAGGAACCCCGAATCAAACATCGATAGCTCAAAGTTTCATGGACAAGGTGAAGCTTCAAGACCTTGAAAAGGTTCTGGAGCCTTTGTTTTATTATTGGAAGCAAAAGCGTCAATCTAAAGAATCATTTGGTGTCTTCACAAACCGAATG GGATTTGAGAAGCTTAAAGAATATGTTGAGAAATGGGAGGGTCCAGTACTCCAGTAG